A single Brassica rapa cultivar Chiifu-401-42 chromosome A04, CAAS_Brap_v3.01, whole genome shotgun sequence DNA region contains:
- the LOC103864896 gene encoding V-type proton ATPase subunit a1 isoform X2 — protein sequence MHNLNADKSPFQRTFATQVKRCGEMSRKLRFFKDQIDKAGLRCLPRHEIEPDIELGDLERQLADHEHEVLEMNSNSEKLRLTYNELLEFKIVLQKASGFLVSSNAHAIGDETELHESTYSNNGFIESSSLLEQEMRHEPLNQSGLRFISGIINKDKLLKFERMLFRATRGNMLFNQTPSDEEIMDPSTSEMVEKIVFVVFFSGEQARTKILKICEAFGANCYPVPEDTTKQRQLTREVLSRLSDLEATLDAGTRHRNNALNAVGYSLTKWMTTVRREKAVYDTLNMLNFDVTKKCLVGEGWCPTFAKTQIHEVLQRATFDSNSQVGVIFHVMQAVESPPTYFRTNKLTNAFQEIIDAYGVARYQEANPAVYSVVTYPFLFAVMFGDWGHGLCLLLGALYLLARERKLSTQKLGSFMEMLFGGRYVILLMALFSIYCGLIYNEFFSVPFHIFGGSAYKCRDATCSDAYTVGLVKYRDPYPFGVDPSWRGSRTELPYLNSLKMKMSILLGIAQMNLGLILSFFNARFFGSSLDIRYQFIPQMIFLNSLFGYLSLLIIIKWCTGSQADLYHVMIYMFLSPTEELGENELFWGQRPLQILLLLMAFIAVPWMLFPKPFALRKIHMERFQGRTYGVLGTSEVDLDVEPDSARGHQEEEFNFSEIFVHQLIHSIEFVLGSVSNTASYLRLWALSLAHSELSTVFYEKVLLLAWGYENILIRLIGVVVFAFATAFILLMMETLSAFLHALRLHWVEFMGKFFHGDGYKFKPFSFALISDDDE from the exons GTAAAGCGATGTGGTGAGATGTCAAGGAAACTGCGGTTTTTCAAAGATCAAATTGATAAAGCTGGTCTAAGATGTTTACCACGCCATGAAATAGAACCGGACATTGAGCTTGGAGATTTAGAG AGACAACTTGCTGATCACGAGCATGAGGTACTGGAAATGAACTCAAACAGTGAAAAGCTTCGGCTGACATATAACGAACTTCTTGAATTCAAGATAGTTCTTCAAAAG GCAAGTGGTTTCCTTGTCTCAAGTAATGCTCATGCAATTGGAGATGAAACAGAACTGCATGAAAGCACCTACTCAAATAACGGTTTTATTGAGAGTTCCTCTTTACTAGAGCAG GAAATGAGGCATGAACCCTTGAATCAATCAGGACTGAGATTTATTAGTGGAATCATTAACAAAGACAAACTTCTTAAGTTTGAAAGAATGTTGTTTCGTGCAACAAGAGGCAATATGCTTTTCAACCAAACACCCTCTGATGAGGAGATCATGGATCCTTCAACATCAGAAATG GTGGAGAAAATTGTATTTGTGGTTTTCTTTTCTGGGGAGCAAGCAAggacaaaaatattgaaaatatgtGAAGCATTTGGTGCAAACTGCTATCCTGTCCCCGAGGATACAACAAAGCAGAGGCAGCTTACGAGAGAA GTTTTATCCCGACTCTCTGATCTGGAGGCCACGCTAGATGCTGGAACTCGCCATCGGAATAATGCTCTTAATGCTGTTGGTTACAGCTTGACAAAATGGATGACCACG GTTCGGAGAGAAAAAGCGGTTTATGATACTCTGAACATGCTAAATTTTGATGTAACCAAAAAATGCCTTGTTGGCGAAGGTTGGTGCCCCACATTTGCGAAGACCCAG ATTCATGAGGTCCTTCAGCGAGCCACTTTTGACAGCAATTCACAAGTGGGCGTTATATTTCATGTAATGCAAGCGGTAGAATCACCTCCCACCTATTTCAGAACGAACAAACTTACTAATGCGTTCCAGGAGATTATTGATGCTTACGG TGTTGCAAGATATCAAGAGGCAAACCCGGCAGTTTATTCAGTTGTCACATATCCCTTTTTGTTCGCTGTTATGTTTGGTGATTGGGGTCATGGTCTATGCTTGCTGCTAGGAGCGTTGTATCTTCTTGCTCGTGAAAGGAAGCTGAGTACGCAG AAACTCGGAAGCTTTATGGAGATGCTCTTTGGAGGCCGCTATGTAATCTTACTAATGGCACTTTTCTCAATATATTGTGGGCTTATCTACAATGAGTTTTTCTCTGTTCCTTTCCACATATTTGGTGGTTCAGCTTACAAATGCAGAGATGCTACTTGTAG TGATGCTTACACAGTTGGTTTAGTCAAGTACCGTGATCCATACCCTTTTGGCGTAGATCCTAGTTGGCGTGGAAGCCGTACAGAACTGCCTTACCTGAACTCGCTTAAGATGAAGATGTCTATTCTGCTGGGAATTGCTCAGATGAATCTGGGACTAATATTAAGTTTCTTCAATGCTCGCTTCTTCGGCTCATCGTTGGACATAAG GTATCAGTTTATCCCTCAGATGATATTTCTGAACAGCCTATTCGGTTACCTTTCACTACTCATCATTATCAAGTGGTGCACTGGATCTCAAGCGGACTTGTATCATGTCAtgatatacatgtttttaagTCCAACTGAAGAACTTGGTGAGAACGAGTTGTTCTGGGGCCAGCGTCCACTTCAG ATTCTGTTATTGCTTATGGCTTTCATTGCCGTTCCATGGATGCTTTTTCCAAAACCTTTTGCACTCAGAAAAATTCACATGGAG AGGTTTCAAGGTCGCACGTACGGCGTTCTTGGTACATCGGAGGTGGATCTGGATGTAGAACCAGACTCAGCTAGAGGACATCAGGAAGAAGAGTTTAACTTCAGCGAGATATTTGTTCATCAGTTGATTCACTCCATAGAGTTTGTTCTAGGTTCAGTATCTAACACAGCATCTTATCTTCGTCTCTGGGCTCTGAG TTTGGCTCATTCGGAATTGTCGACGGTTTTCTATGAGAAAGTTCTTCTTCTTGCCTGGGG GTATGAGAACATTTTGATCCGGTTAATCGGAGTAGTGGTGTTTGCGTTTGCAACAGCTTTTATACTTCTGATGATGGAAACACTAAGTGCGTTTCTTCATGCGCTGCGTCTTCACTGGGTTGAATTCATGGGGAAGTTCTTTCATGGAGATGGTTACAAGTTCAAGCCTTTCTCTTTTGCTTTGATCTCAGATGACGATGAATAA
- the LOC103864896 gene encoding V-type proton ATPase subunit a1 isoform X1 encodes MDDFLDKLPEMDLMRSEKMTLVQLIIPVESAHRCVTYLGELGLLQFRDLNADKSPFQRTFATQVKRCGEMSRKLRFFKDQIDKAGLRCLPRHEIEPDIELGDLERQLADHEHEVLEMNSNSEKLRLTYNELLEFKIVLQKASGFLVSSNAHAIGDETELHESTYSNNGFIESSSLLEQEMRHEPLNQSGLRFISGIINKDKLLKFERMLFRATRGNMLFNQTPSDEEIMDPSTSEMVEKIVFVVFFSGEQARTKILKICEAFGANCYPVPEDTTKQRQLTREVLSRLSDLEATLDAGTRHRNNALNAVGYSLTKWMTTVRREKAVYDTLNMLNFDVTKKCLVGEGWCPTFAKTQIHEVLQRATFDSNSQVGVIFHVMQAVESPPTYFRTNKLTNAFQEIIDAYGVARYQEANPAVYSVVTYPFLFAVMFGDWGHGLCLLLGALYLLARERKLSTQKLGSFMEMLFGGRYVILLMALFSIYCGLIYNEFFSVPFHIFGGSAYKCRDATCSDAYTVGLVKYRDPYPFGVDPSWRGSRTELPYLNSLKMKMSILLGIAQMNLGLILSFFNARFFGSSLDIRYQFIPQMIFLNSLFGYLSLLIIIKWCTGSQADLYHVMIYMFLSPTEELGENELFWGQRPLQILLLLMAFIAVPWMLFPKPFALRKIHMERFQGRTYGVLGTSEVDLDVEPDSARGHQEEEFNFSEIFVHQLIHSIEFVLGSVSNTASYLRLWALSLAHSELSTVFYEKVLLLAWGYENILIRLIGVVVFAFATAFILLMMETLSAFLHALRLHWVEFMGKFFHGDGYKFKPFSFALISDDDE; translated from the exons GTAAAGCGATGTGGTGAGATGTCAAGGAAACTGCGGTTTTTCAAAGATCAAATTGATAAAGCTGGTCTAAGATGTTTACCACGCCATGAAATAGAACCGGACATTGAGCTTGGAGATTTAGAG AGACAACTTGCTGATCACGAGCATGAGGTACTGGAAATGAACTCAAACAGTGAAAAGCTTCGGCTGACATATAACGAACTTCTTGAATTCAAGATAGTTCTTCAAAAG GCAAGTGGTTTCCTTGTCTCAAGTAATGCTCATGCAATTGGAGATGAAACAGAACTGCATGAAAGCACCTACTCAAATAACGGTTTTATTGAGAGTTCCTCTTTACTAGAGCAG GAAATGAGGCATGAACCCTTGAATCAATCAGGACTGAGATTTATTAGTGGAATCATTAACAAAGACAAACTTCTTAAGTTTGAAAGAATGTTGTTTCGTGCAACAAGAGGCAATATGCTTTTCAACCAAACACCCTCTGATGAGGAGATCATGGATCCTTCAACATCAGAAATG GTGGAGAAAATTGTATTTGTGGTTTTCTTTTCTGGGGAGCAAGCAAggacaaaaatattgaaaatatgtGAAGCATTTGGTGCAAACTGCTATCCTGTCCCCGAGGATACAACAAAGCAGAGGCAGCTTACGAGAGAA GTTTTATCCCGACTCTCTGATCTGGAGGCCACGCTAGATGCTGGAACTCGCCATCGGAATAATGCTCTTAATGCTGTTGGTTACAGCTTGACAAAATGGATGACCACG GTTCGGAGAGAAAAAGCGGTTTATGATACTCTGAACATGCTAAATTTTGATGTAACCAAAAAATGCCTTGTTGGCGAAGGTTGGTGCCCCACATTTGCGAAGACCCAG ATTCATGAGGTCCTTCAGCGAGCCACTTTTGACAGCAATTCACAAGTGGGCGTTATATTTCATGTAATGCAAGCGGTAGAATCACCTCCCACCTATTTCAGAACGAACAAACTTACTAATGCGTTCCAGGAGATTATTGATGCTTACGG TGTTGCAAGATATCAAGAGGCAAACCCGGCAGTTTATTCAGTTGTCACATATCCCTTTTTGTTCGCTGTTATGTTTGGTGATTGGGGTCATGGTCTATGCTTGCTGCTAGGAGCGTTGTATCTTCTTGCTCGTGAAAGGAAGCTGAGTACGCAG AAACTCGGAAGCTTTATGGAGATGCTCTTTGGAGGCCGCTATGTAATCTTACTAATGGCACTTTTCTCAATATATTGTGGGCTTATCTACAATGAGTTTTTCTCTGTTCCTTTCCACATATTTGGTGGTTCAGCTTACAAATGCAGAGATGCTACTTGTAG TGATGCTTACACAGTTGGTTTAGTCAAGTACCGTGATCCATACCCTTTTGGCGTAGATCCTAGTTGGCGTGGAAGCCGTACAGAACTGCCTTACCTGAACTCGCTTAAGATGAAGATGTCTATTCTGCTGGGAATTGCTCAGATGAATCTGGGACTAATATTAAGTTTCTTCAATGCTCGCTTCTTCGGCTCATCGTTGGACATAAG GTATCAGTTTATCCCTCAGATGATATTTCTGAACAGCCTATTCGGTTACCTTTCACTACTCATCATTATCAAGTGGTGCACTGGATCTCAAGCGGACTTGTATCATGTCAtgatatacatgtttttaagTCCAACTGAAGAACTTGGTGAGAACGAGTTGTTCTGGGGCCAGCGTCCACTTCAG ATTCTGTTATTGCTTATGGCTTTCATTGCCGTTCCATGGATGCTTTTTCCAAAACCTTTTGCACTCAGAAAAATTCACATGGAG AGGTTTCAAGGTCGCACGTACGGCGTTCTTGGTACATCGGAGGTGGATCTGGATGTAGAACCAGACTCAGCTAGAGGACATCAGGAAGAAGAGTTTAACTTCAGCGAGATATTTGTTCATCAGTTGATTCACTCCATAGAGTTTGTTCTAGGTTCAGTATCTAACACAGCATCTTATCTTCGTCTCTGGGCTCTGAG TTTGGCTCATTCGGAATTGTCGACGGTTTTCTATGAGAAAGTTCTTCTTCTTGCCTGGGG GTATGAGAACATTTTGATCCGGTTAATCGGAGTAGTGGTGTTTGCGTTTGCAACAGCTTTTATACTTCTGATGATGGAAACACTAAGTGCGTTTCTTCATGCGCTGCGTCTTCACTGGGTTGAATTCATGGGGAAGTTCTTTCATGGAGATGGTTACAAGTTCAAGCCTTTCTCTTTTGCTTTGATCTCAGATGACGATGAATAA